The segment GAAGCCCATGCCGAGGGCGCTCGTGGCGATCAGCGCCTTCACCCGGCCGTCGACGAGCGCCTGCTCCAGGGCGTGCCGCTCGTCGGCCTCGGTCTGGCCGGAGTAGGCGGCGACCTCGAGGCCACGGTCGCGGAGGTAGCCGGCGACCTCCTGGGTGGCGGCGACGGTGAGGCAGTAGACGATGCCCGACCCTGGCTGCTCGGCGAGGTGGTCGGCCAGCCAGGCGAGCCGCTGCTCGGGGGTCTTCATCTGGACGACGCCCAGCCGGAGCGACTCGCGGTCGAGGGTGCCGCGCTGCACGAGCACGGCCGCGTCGCTCGTGCCGTCGGCGTGCACCCCCAGCTGCTCGGCGACGTCGTCGGTCACCCGGGCGTTGGCGGTGGCGGTGGTCGCGAGGACCGGGATGCCCGACGGCAGCTCGGCGAGCAGCGTGCGGAGCCGCCGGTAGTCGGGACGGAAGTCGTGGCCCCAGTCGGAGATGCAGTGGGCCTCGTCGACGACGAGCAGGCCGCAGGTCGCTGCCAGCCGCGGGAGCACCTCGTCGCGGAAGCCGGGGTTGTTGAGCCGCTCGGGGCTCACCAGCAGCACGTCGACCTCACCGGCGTGGATCTGGTCGTGGATCGGCTGCCACTGGTCGATGTTGGTGGAGTTGATCGTCACCGCCCGGATGCCGGCCCGCTCGGCCGCGGCGATCTGGTTGCGCATCAGCGCGAGCAGCGGGCTGACGATCACCGTCGGGCCGGCGCCGGCCTCGCGCAGCAGCTTGGTGGCCACGAAGTAGACGGCCGACTTGCCCCACCCGGTGCGCTGCACGACCAGGGCGCGCCGGTGGTCGACGGCCAGCGCCTCGATGGCCGCCCACTGGTCCTCGCGAAGTCGCGCGTCGTCGCGCCCGACCAGCGCACGCAGGTGCCGTTCCGCGGCCTCCCGGGCGGAGAGGCGTACGTCGTCGGTGGCGACGGGGGCGGCCGGGGTGGTGGTCATGGGTCCTGTCTACCAACACACCCCGACATGCCCACCGTCCCGGTGCGGCGTGCGACGTGGTCAGGGCGAGCCCGGCCACCTCGGGCGACACTGCTCGGTCACCCGGCGCAGCTGCTCCCACGACATCGGCGCGGTCTGGCTGAAGTCTCCCGCCCAGTAGCCGTTGTGGCGACGGCGGATCGTCGGCATGTTGCTCCCCTGCTCGAACTCGATGTCCATCTCCGGCTCCTGGTGGTCGTTGTTGTCGTTGCCTGTCGATGCCACGACGCTAGGCCGCGAGGGGGTCCTGGCGCGTCGTCGGAACGGCCGGTCTGCCCGAGCACCTCACGACGACGCCACGTCCTACCTTGTGTGGACGCAACCGCGTCCGGCGTCGTCGTACCGTGTCGAGGTGAGCCGAGCGCGGGCCTTCCTCGCCAGGCATGGTCTCGACCTCCTGGTCGTCGCCACCGCGGTCGTGACCGCAGTGGGAACCCTGCTGCGTGACGACCTGGAGAACCCGGACGGGCCGCTGTTCGTGCTCGAGCTGCTCGGCATCACGTCGTCGGTGCTGGTCCTGCTGGCTCGGCGACGCTTTCCCTTCGCCGCGCCGGCCACGACGTGGCTGGTGTGCGCCGCCCTCTCGTTCGTGGACCCGCAGCTGATCGTCAACGGTGCCGGCATCCTCGTCGCCGGGATGGGAGCCGCCGTGCTGCTGGGCACCGTCCGCAACGCGTCGCTCTCCCGCCTCGGTCTGGTGATCGCCCTGGCGAGCTCGTTGACGGTGGTGCGCAACGGGCCGAGCTCCACGACCGACGACATGATCTCGGTCCCGGTGATGTTCGCCCTCGGCTGGCTGGTCGGGTGGTCCCTGCGGGAGCGCACGGAGCGGACCGAGGCGGCGGAGGAGCGCGCACGGATCGCCGAGCTCGAGCGGGAGGCCGCGGCCCGGGTGGCGGTGGCCGAGGAGCGCGGCCGGATCGCCCGGGAGCTGCACGACGTCGTGGCCCACGCGGTGAGCGTGATCGTGCTGCAGGTCGGTGCCGTCAGGCACCGGATGCCGGAGGACGCGGCTGCGGACCGCGAGGCCCTGCGCAACGTCGAGGAGGCAGGACGCACGGCGCTCACCGAGATGAGGCGCCTGCTGGCCGCGATGCGCGACGACGAGGACGCCCCGGAGCTGGCGCCGACACCCGGTCTCGACGACCTCGACCGCCTCGTCCGCGACGTCCGCGCCGCGGGGCTCGACGTCAGGGTCGAGGTCCGTGGGACACCCGTCGCCCTCCCGCGCGGCCTGGACCTCTCGGCCTACCGCATCGTGCAGGAGGCGCTCACCAACAGCCTGAGGCACTCCGGGGCCGCACGCGCCGAGGTGGTCGTGGCGTACGCGCCCTCGGAGCTGAGCCTGCAGGTGCACGACCTCGGCGGCAACGGTGCCCGCCCGACGGTGGGCGCGAGCGGCGGGCACGGCCTGGTCGGCATCCGCGAGCGGGTCAAGCTCTTCGAGGGCGACCTCGATGCCGGACCCGCACCGGGCGGCGGCTTCCTGGTGCGGGCGCGCCTGCCCCTGGGAGGTGGCACATGACCATCCGCGTCCTCGTCGTCGACGACCAGAGCATGGTGCGCGCGGGCTTCCACCTGCTCCTCGCCGACGAGCCTGACATCGCGGTGGTGGCCGAGGCCAGCAACGGCCGCGACGCCGTCGCGCAGGCGGCACGCTTCCGACCCGACGTCATCCTGATGGACATCCGGATGCCGGAGATGGACGGCCTCGAGGCCACCCGGCGCATCCTGGCCACCGACACCGCGGCCCGCGTCCTCGTCCTCACGACGTTCGACCTCGACGACTACGTCTTCGAGGCGCTTCGCGCGGGAGCGAGTGGCTTCGTCCTCAAGGACGACCCGCCCGAGCAGCTCCTCGCAGCGGTGCGCACGATCGCAGCGGGTGAAGCACTCCTGTCGCCTACCGTGACCCGCCGTGTGATCCGGCGCTTCGCGACCGTACGACGCCAGTCCCCGCCCACAGCGGTCGAGGACCTCACCCCCCGGGAGCTGGAGGTCT is part of the Nocardioides cavernae genome and harbors:
- a CDS encoding response regulator encodes the protein MTIRVLVVDDQSMVRAGFHLLLADEPDIAVVAEASNGRDAVAQAARFRPDVILMDIRMPEMDGLEATRRILATDTAARVLVLTTFDLDDYVFEALRAGASGFVLKDDPPEQLLAAVRTIAAGEALLSPTVTRRVIRRFATVRRQSPPTAVEDLTPRELEVFRLITRGLSNAEIGAELFISDTTVKTHVTRLLQKLDLRDRAQAIVLAYQTGLFDDA
- a CDS encoding sensor histidine kinase, with product MSRARAFLARHGLDLLVVATAVVTAVGTLLRDDLENPDGPLFVLELLGITSSVLVLLARRRFPFAAPATTWLVCAALSFVDPQLIVNGAGILVAGMGAAVLLGTVRNASLSRLGLVIALASSLTVVRNGPSSTTDDMISVPVMFALGWLVGWSLRERTERTEAAEERARIAELEREAAARVAVAEERGRIARELHDVVAHAVSVIVLQVGAVRHRMPEDAAADREALRNVEEAGRTALTEMRRLLAAMRDDEDAPELAPTPGLDDLDRLVRDVRAAGLDVRVEVRGTPVALPRGLDLSAYRIVQEALTNSLRHSGAARAEVVVAYAPSELSLQVHDLGGNGARPTVGASGGHGLVGIRERVKLFEGDLDAGPAPGGGFLVRARLPLGGGT